The Thermoflexus sp. DNA segment CTTCCGGGATCTCGCGGCCCAGCTCAAGGCCCATAAAGTAGCGATGCACCGCGATATGCTCCAGCAGGCGCTGATACCCCCCGGCGATCGTGAAGCGGATATCCGCCTCCGGGCGAAGGCGATCCAGATGAGTCCGCTCCAGGAACTCCTCATATTCATGAAGAATCTCCAGATCCTCCGCCTGAAGATCTGGCCCCACCGGCACCCGGCTCTGGACCTCAATCACCTCCGCTTCGATCTCCTCCCACCCCAGGGCCCGAGCCACGGAAACCCGGTGATGGCCATCCAAGACAAAGTAGGCATCGCCGACTTTATATAGCCGAACCGGAGGAAGATTAGCCTCCTGGAACAGAACAGTGCCCACCGCGATCCAGCGATCCGCCATATGGCGGCGGATCGGCAGAAAGGCCCGATCGAAGTCCTGGTATCGGTTGACGCTGCCGATGATATGATCCAGCGGAACCCGCTGGATGCCCCGGTAAACAGAGCCGCGCAGGTTCAACTTCTCCTTCACTTCATCAAACGCCAGCAGCCGGTTGGGACGCCCGGTCAGGCGGGCGATGAGATTCCGAAGCATCGCCCGGAAGCGGGCCCGTCGGTACTGAGCGATGACCTCCGCGGATACCGGATCGTTCCCGTTTATGAGTTCCCCCATCGTTCACCTCGACCTCCAGCACGTAATAAGGAAACACATTGATCACCAGAGTGGGGCCGACCGCGATGATGGGCCGGCGTCCATGGAAGTGCAAATGCCCATGCAGAAAATAGCGCGGGCGGAAGCGATCGATCAACCACCGAAACGCGGAGAAACCCTGATGGGCCGGGTCCGCCCCATCGCCGATCCATCGCGGAGGGGCATGGGCGATGAACAGATCGATCGCCCGCCCGTAGCGATGCCGGTTCCACAGAAAAAGCGGAACCATCCGGAAGACCCGAAGCCACATTTCCTCTTCGGTGTATTGATACCGGCCCTCAGGGTGGTAGCGCCGGGATCCCGCCAGCCCGCTCAGCAACAGGCCCTGCTCCCACACCACCATCCCATCCAGGTTCTGCCCCCCCTCCGGCGCATGGCGGATCCGGCCATTGGAGAGAAGCTCCGGACGGTCATGGTTTCCGTGAACATAGAAAAGCGGAGCGTTGAAAAGTTCCATCAGGAATTCCAGATATCCGTAAGGCAGATCCCCGCACGAGAGGATCAGATGGATCGGGGAAAGCCATTCCCGGGCCTGAGGCGAGTATAACGCCTCGACCACCTGATCGGAGACCGCCAGGATCCGAAGCCGGCGCCTCTCGCTCATGGCCACTCCCGCTGGTAATTTCGGGCCAGCTTGGCCATCACTGCCTGGCCCAGGTCGATGCCGTGCCGGCGGGCCAACTGCAGCAAATAAAGCATCACATCCGCCAGCTCCTCAGCCAGCGCTTCCCGATCCGCCGTTTCCTTCCACTGAAAAAGCTCCAGAACCTCCGCCGCCTC contains these protein-coding regions:
- a CDS encoding DUF4032 domain-containing protein produces the protein MLRNLIARLTGRPNRLLAFDEVKEKLNLRGSVYRGIQRVPLDHIIGSVNRYQDFDRAFLPIRRHMADRWIAVGTVLFQEANLPPVRLYKVGDAYFVLDGHHRVSVARALGWEEIEAEVIEVQSRVPVGPDLQAEDLEILHEYEEFLERTHLDRLRPEADIRFTIAGGYQRLLEHIAVHRYFMGLELGREIPEDEAVVHWYDAVYQPVVEIIREHGLLEDFPGRTEADLYLWIMDHLYYLREAYGPEVDPETAALDYAEQFAEHPIRRLVNELRRALEGMSAFPPMEVEPKA
- a CDS encoding metallophosphoesterase family protein — its product is MSERRRLRILAVSDQVVEALYSPQAREWLSPIHLILSCGDLPYGYLEFLMELFNAPLFYVHGNHDRPELLSNGRIRHAPEGGQNLDGMVVWEQGLLLSGLAGSRRYHPEGRYQYTEEEMWLRVFRMVPLFLWNRHRYGRAIDLFIAHAPPRWIGDGADPAHQGFSAFRWLIDRFRPRYFLHGHLHFHGRRPIIAVGPTLVINVFPYYVLEVEVNDGGTHKRERSGIRGGHRSVPTGPLPGDASESHRPPDRASQPAAGV
- a CDS encoding nucleotide pyrophosphohydrolase — encoded protein: MELRALEEAMEQFVTAKGWYDPNSPRPQTPRNLAISLVLEAAEVLELFQWKETADREALAEELADVMLYLLQLARRHGIDLGQAVMAKLARNYQREWP